The following proteins are co-located in the Macaca thibetana thibetana isolate TM-01 chromosome 6, ASM2454274v1, whole genome shotgun sequence genome:
- the N4BP3 gene encoding NEDD4-binding protein 3, giving the protein MATAPGPAGIAMGSVGSLLERHDLSPEELRAALAGSQGSRQPDGLLRKGLGHRELFSYLHFPKKDGKSTKRAPRNEPADYATLYYREHPRAGDFSKTSLPERGRFDKCRIRPSVFKPTAGNGKGFLSMQSLAVHKGQKLWRSNGSLHTLACHPPLSPGPQASQARAQLLHALSLDEGGPEPEPSLSDSSSGGSFGRSPGTGPGPFSSSLGHLNHLGGSLDRASRGPKEAGPPAVLSCLPEPPPPYEFSCSSAEEMGAVLPEACEELKRGLGNEDGSNPFTQVLEERQRLWLAELKRLYVERLHEVTQKAERSERNLQLQLFMAQQEQRRLRKELRAQQGLAPEPRAPGTLSEADPSARPEEEARWEVCQKTAEISLLKQQLREAQAELAQKLAEIFSLKTQLRGSRAQAQAQDAELVRLRQAVRSLQEQAPREEAPGSCETDDCKSRGLLGEAGGSEARDGAEQLRAELLQERLRGQEQALRFEQERRTWQEEKEHVLRYQREIQGGYMDMYRRNQALEQELRALREPPTPWSPRLESSKI; this is encoded by the exons ATGGCCACAGCCCCAGGCCCTGCTGGCATTGCCATGGGCAGCGTGGGCAGCCTGTTGGAACGGCACGACTTGTCCCCTGAAGAGCTGCGGGCGGCCCTTGCCGGGTCTCAGGGCTCCCGCCAGCCTGACGGGCTCCTCCGGAAGGGCTTGGGCCATCGTGAGCTCTTCAGCTACTTGCACTTCCCCAAGAAGGACGGCAAGAGCACCAAGCGGGCCCCTCGCAACGAGCCTGCGGACTATGCCACTCTCTACTACCGGGAACATCCTCGCGCGGGTGACTTCAGCAAGACCTCGCTGCCGGAGCGGGGCCGCTTCGACAAG TGCCGCATTCGCCCCTCGGTGTTCAAGCCTACGGCGGGCAACGGGAAAGGCTTCCTGTCCATGCAGAGCCTGGCAGTCCACAAAGGCCAGAAGCTGTGGCGCAGCAATGGCAGCCTGCACACGCTGGCCTGCCACCCGCCCCTGAGCCCCGGGCCCCAGGCCAGCCAGGCCCGGGCACAGCTGCTGCACGCCCTCAGCCTCGATGAGGGCGGCCCTGAGCCCGAGCCCAGCCTGTCCGACTCCTCCAGTGGGGGTAGTTTTGGTCGCAGTCCTGGTACTGGCCCTGGCCCCTTCAGCTCCTCCCTGGGCCACCTTAACCACCTCGGGGGCTCCCTGGACCGGGCCTCTCGAGGACCCAAGGAGGCTGGGCCACCagctgtgctgagctgcctgccCGAGCCACCACCGCCCTACGAGTTCTCCTGCTCCTCTGCTGAGGAGATGGGAGCCGTGCTGCCCGAGGCCTGCGAGGAGCTCAAGAGGGGGCTCGGCAATGAGGACGGCTCCAACCCCTTCACGCAG GTGCTGGAGGAGCGCCAGCGGCTGTGGCTGGCTGAGCTGAAGCGCCTGTATGTGGAGCGGCTGCACGAGGTGACCCAGAAGGCTGAGCGCAGCGAGCGCAACCTCCAGCTGCAGTTGTTTATGGCTCAGCAGGAGCAGCGGCGCCTGCGCAAGGAGTTGCGCGCTCAGCAgggcctggctccagagcctcgGGCCCCCGGCACCCTCTCAGAGGCTGACCCCAGTGCACGACCAGAGGAGGAAGCCCGATGGGAG gtGTGCCAGAAGACAGCAGAGATTAGCCTCTTGAAGCAGCAGCTGCGCGAAGCCCAGGCGGAACTGGCCCAGAAGCTGGCGGAGATCTTCAGTCTGAAGACACAACTTCGGGGCAGCAGGGCACAAGCCCAGGCTCAGGACGCAGAGCTGGTCCGGCTGCGCCAGGCTGTGCGCAGCCTGCAGGAGCAGGCCCCTCGGGAGGAAGCCCCAGGCAGCTGTGAGACTGATGACTGCAAGAGcaggggcctgttgggggaggcaggaggcagcGAGGCCAGGGATGGTGCTGAGCAGCTGCGGGCTGAGCTGCTGCAGGAGCGACTTCGGGGCCAGGAGCAGGCGCTGCGCTTCGAGCAGGAGCGGCGGACTtggcaggaggagaaggagcacgTACTGCGCTACCAGCGGGAGATCCAGGGGGGCTACATGGACATGTACCGCCGCAACCAGGCACTGGAGCAGGAACTGCGGGCACTGCGGGAGCCCCCCACGCCCTGGAGTCCCCGGCTCGAGTCCTCCAAGATCTGA